Genomic window (Oryza sativa Japonica Group chromosome 3, ASM3414082v1):
TTCCAGGTTTTGATTTGCTCTCTATCAGTGGTCTTTTGCGAATAGTTTTTTTGCGTCACTTGTCCTTGAAAATCATACCGTTGCCATGCTCACCTTCTTATTGTTTTTTAGCTTCTTGCATACAATTCTTAGTTTCTGACCATAAGGTCAGTTGCTCAAATGTCAAATTCTGATTTTCTAGCAATGCGCTGTAAAATTCTGGATTCTAAGTAAAACTAGTTCAGTTGCTTTGCATTTGGAGTAACATTTGTTTGTGGTGTGAATTTGATGAAGGTTGGCCATCTTGAGGAACGTTATCAGGAATGGGTTCATCAACCTATCGTGAGCAAGGAAGGTCCACGCTTTTTCGGAAATGATGTCCTGGAGGTATTATACATTCCAATTATTATTTAGGATTTTGTAAACTGAGCTGTCATAACATAACTTTTTGTGTCCAGTTCTTGACGCGCACAAAGTGGTTTGCTGTGCCAACCATATGGCTGCCTGTCGTCTGCTGGTTGCTTGTGAAATCTATTCGGATGGGTCATACTATTCAGGAAGTAGGTCTAATGGCCCTATTTGGAATATTCATTTGGACATTGATCGAGTATACTTTGCACCGCTTCCTATTCCACATTGAGACCAAAACCTATTGGTAAGAATTTATCAACCTTGAGCTGGTTATTCtattgttattttttctttcttctcagCGAGTGGCTCTGAATGTGATATTGCAGGGCAAACACAGCACATTACCTTCTTCATGGATGCCACCATAAGCATCCTATGGACTCACTCAGGCTTGTATTCCCCCCTACTGCAACAGCAATTTTGTGTGTGCCGGTACTTCCCTTAACCCATTGTACAAGCATAGAATCTGATGAGACTGTATACTTATGTTTCCATTCAAAAATTGTATCCACAAAACATGGTCCATTTAAATCGAAGTGGTTAACGGCTTCCCTTTTCAGTTCTGGAAGCTGGTAGCGTTCTTCGCAACTCCAACTATCACTCCTGCGCTATTTGGTGGTGGCCTGTTGGGATATGTGATGTATGACTGCACTCACTATTACTTGCACCATGGACAACCATCCAAAGAGCCAGCGAAAAATCTCAAGGTGACAACTTAGTGCCACTTATAAAGCTATAGATTATCTAGCTGTTCCAACC
Coding sequences:
- the LOC4334311 gene encoding dihydroceramide fatty acyl 2-hydroxylase FAH2, translated to MVVQEFTVDLNKPLVFQVGHLEERYQEWVHQPIVSKEGPRFFGNDVLEFLTRTKWFAVPTIWLPVVCWLLVKSIRMGHTIQEVGLMALFGIFIWTLIEYTLHRFLFHIETKTYWANTAHYLLHGCHHKHPMDSLRLVFPPTATAILCVPFWKLVAFFATPTITPALFGGGLLGYVMYDCTHYYLHHGQPSKEPAKNLKRYHLNHHFRIQNKGFGITSSLWDYVFGTLPPSKTTGKNN